AAAGACATGTAGAAGTGATGATATATcttacttgcagaataaatgatttaatttctttttttttttcaaaaacatgtcCACCTGTTTCCAGATTCGAGATTTGctcaataatgaaaaattaaaacgagATTTATTAGCACAACTGATTGTTAAATATGAAGGTGCTGTACTGGAACATGACGCAAATAATGCAGCTTTCTTATTTGAAATGAACAATTTTCACTGGATCCTGCAGATAGACATTGGTTTGTAATTTACCCTTACCTTACAAAGTTTAATAACATTGGAtataaaaggttattttatctttactgCAAATTTTCTAGGGGTCAAGTTTCCAGAGAAGCCTCCAGTATTAACCTTGAGATCAATTTACCATTGCACTAAAGGAAAACCAATGTACAAAGTTCTACCAAGCTGTCCATACAATAATTTTGAAGGATACATTGAACAACAAgttgaaatattcaaaaatgAATGTATGGGAACACCATCTATTAACCAACTAGTCAGTATAGATAACTGAGCATTTCGTTTTCAATTGTAACTATAATttaaggattaaaaataaaagatcatTTATTTCAACTTCATTTTACTATGTATCGTATTTTAACCTTGTTAGTTAAACATATTCCTACAAGGATTTATTAACATGAACAATGTTGCAATGCAAACatgattatttaacaaaactatcATTCCTAAGACATCTAGTTTAGTATGAATACAATCCAAACCTTATTGTTAATATGCTGgtagcatttttattttcactaaaaTGTTAACTAATATCAAATAAGTACTGATAAGTGTTCCTAATCTTACTATCTTAAAAGGaacatattatgtacataaaGTACTTATCAAGAAAAGATCTAAAAAATCTATAACTTTGTGAATAATAgtccaaacaaaatataatcacaaaGAGTTTCCGCAGTGACAAATTCTTGTCGACAGAAGAACCccacgaaaaaataaatacttaattgcAATTTATGCATTATATTTTGGTGGTAAAGTTATAATCTAATTTGTCAATTTAGTATTTTCCTTGGTGCCAATAAGTTCATAGCGGTATCTCATATACATGACTTTCATTCTGTCCCATACATTGTCAAATGAGTCCATTGCTGGCCTGACATCCAGTAATGCAAACTGATACTTGTTGTCGACTTCTCCTCCATCATAGTAGTCAATCACATAGCGGACATCCTTGCCACACCTATCTACAATCCAGTCATGTCTATCAAAGGGCAGTTCatatctgaaaacaaaataatacgtTTTATTGCATAATCTGAATAATCTGAATTAATATGATACAAAATGTGGGGTTTTGTTACTGTCACAATAAATCTGTGATGTAAGATTGAGTTACCATTAGAgaacaagtattttaaatagttcaGTATCAATAATAtccattaccaaaaaaaagtaaatgtaaataatttagctAGTATTTGACTTACCCCAGCCATGACCTTATGCGGGCCCTGGGGCTGTAATCTGAAGCTTTACCTCCAAAGCTTTTAAGTCTTGGGTGTCCACACTCCTTTGCATGAAGAGCCTCCCATTTTAAGACCTCCTGCCAagccttaaaataaattttcataatttaattaaaggaaTTGGATACTAAACTAAATggcataattatgtttttatgtgaTTATTCTTGAGGCAATTTTACACATTAAATACCTGTTCATTgttggcattgtgtattttgataatatcCTCCATATCTTTCTGCTCAATGTCCTCATTCTTCCAGCGCCAGCCCTTACGCAGCATAGCATTCCAGAACATTTGCTGGCTGGGATACACCCAGAACTCTGTGGAGCCATCAGGCATGGCACGGGGAATGGAGGATACTTGGCGCTGAGTAGGCAACTCAAAGGGCTGGTCAGGGGCTGGCTGTTGATTAGCTGGAGGCATCTATAGAAATCCcaataaaatgattgtttacTGTCTTTATGCCAGTTTCTACATTTAGTATATACTTGTTATAAGTTACTGAACCAGAAGAGTCATTTACAATGATGTAAGTCCACTTTCTAGGTATTGTACTTTGTATAATCAACATAATCAGCACAGTGTAATAGTGTGATATTTGACTACACAAGGTCATTTATGTAGCACACAtgatattgtataataattatgtttgaagGTTATGTTATTTTCATATGTTAATCGAACTTATCTATAAGATTCAAAGCACTAAAACTTACCATGTTATAAGGGTTGATGTCGGTGCCTTGCTGCCCTGCCTGCACAGGGCATTCCGACACCTTGGGTTTTTCTggtacattttcatttttcttgtGCATCGGACATTCTGGTGGAGGATTCGAGCCCTCACTTATGTTAGGCATTTTAATACTAGCCTCAGCTGATACTGTGTTCCCCATTTTGATAACGTCTTATGTAATTCGTAAGGATGAGGTTAATACATACACATAACTATGGCCCTTTGAAACACTAAAATAAGACACTAAATGCcgcaaaataacaattaatttaaaactatgaaatcgtattttttaattatttatcttctgaAGCAAGACTATCTAATTTTAACTAATCGTTTTCGTTTCACAAAAATTACACTTGTAAAGTTATTATTACACCATGCCCTCTATtctatcacaataaaataacacgAGTGAGTGTTGCCAGATGAgattaaaaaaggttaaatattaCGCTCCATtagataaaagaaatatataaatatggatTTATTCCTCACTTAATAGTTAAACTTTAGGAGAAGCCAGTTTAGTTATTATCACTAAGAATATCTACACAATGAAGTTTCGTAATTAATAAGAGGACAAAGGTATGAGAAATAGctagttttctttgtttgtagCTATAGCTAGTTGTCTTTTacacactcactttcttgtttataTGTTTGCTTGCttgtcgttctggttggatttttgtaactcaatttttaggcacttcccgataggctgaaattttcagggtagcttgaAATTCAATGACactgcaatttacaactataaaaatgactgaaccgattttgataaaaaagtgGGTATATCGATTTTTTAAGTACATTAATGGTCCCCTTTAAACACAGTAACGAAAAAAGggaatatattacaaaatagaCAATCAGTATAACCtcaatattgttaaattaaagttagttaatattaatgtgtttgtGAAAGCATTAGCAAGTAAGGATAAAGTATTGAACCAAATTTGATAGAATTTTACATGGAGATGGCACCCCCCATTTACACATGAGCTACTTTATGAGCTTTTTTCCAAGTTTAAAGTAAAGGATGcagttagtttaaaataattgaaagcctgcattaattttatattttataattaactaaaacCTAATAACATGAAATGCTTATGGCATCTActtcttttttatgtattttaaatatttcttggcATTAAAGTCATCTTCAATATCATCAGTAATTTTAACTTTCTTCTTTGGTTTCCTCTTTTCTAGTCTCATTTTACGCTCTTCTTCAGTTAATTGTGACAAATCCAGTGGCAGCTAGAAACAAgtgaaagtaaattaattattatttttaggaaggaatttattcaaaatgttaacATTTACTACATCATATCATCATATGATATGTAAATATGATCAGCAACAGTgctacaaaagtaaaaaacactaaaattagTAGAGTTTATCAATTAAACCACATAAAATAACCTATCCTTAATTATCTCCGGTTTTATATTGGTTGTATATCCCGAAAGCATGAGGCTAAGGAAAGAATAAAGGTGAGAGAAAATGTAGGCCGCTAGTTTTTCGTAATTTCTGTTGttcgattaattatttatccGTACCTTAATAATTTTTCTCGGTTCATGATATCGTACATTAATAGAAGCACCATCAGACAATACAACTCTTGTAGGATACATTCTAGCGTAAATATCTCTGTGTATCTTGGTAACGCTTGCTacattgttatgtaaataacttttaCAACACAAATTTATAAAGGAAGTTTTTAAGTGTAATAGTGCTCTAGTATTCATTATAATGAAACATATATTTGAAtgattttggaaaaataattcaacatgAAACTATTTTATAACCTCGTAACAGTGGTTATCTGGTTATGTCATTTAGAGTCAACAGACAAACTCACAGGACAAGCtgtcaaattaatgtttagtgTTGTTCACAgaataaatattcttgaatttctttatgaaaagttactggattttttttagataattcacaaaaataagTCACCGTCATTCAAAAACCTAATTACGCAagttaaattgaactttaattttaaaaacagcGTAATTAGACATAATAAGAAGAGTTGGCAGTTtccgtgtgtgtgtgttgtgacCATAGCATGTTCTACAGAAGTACGGGAGTAATTAACAATATAGGAATGAAGACGATAATTTAACTCAATACATAAccagtttgaaaataaatactacttccaatattagtaaaaaacccgaaaaatatgttgaagatttttttcgtgaataataaatacctatatacaCCAAAATATTGCGGGATTATTGAACAAATCTGACGCAATTTCAGTATGTATTGAAGAACTGCtgcagaagaaaaaataaacgttgacataatatgtattacagAACATTTTATTATGACGGGTTATGAACCATACTTGACTATCTCAAATTACCAATTGGCAGCATATTTCTGCAGAGATGGAAGCAAAAGAGGAGGTGCATGTATACTTGTCAAAAATCGCCACCAATACACCGAATTAAAacaagtcaaaaaaaaattcgttGCCTGGTGTAATTGAATGCTGTGCAATAGAACTTACGCAATATAAGATTGTCATTGCATGTGTCTACAGAGTACCTAAACCTagcaattttaatatatgtatggaAAAAATGCAGATTCTGTTGCAAACACTtactaaaaaacaatatgaaaatattgtaataatggGCGACTTTAATGTAGACATTCTAAAGCGTAACATACAGACTCTAGATTTCGaatgttgattttaaatttttaaatctaataagtTCATACATCAGTGACAGAAGGCAATACACAGAAATAAGTTCAATAAACACAGACACAAAACAAGAAGAGAAACATAAATCATCAATGCGTATCGTCAAATATGGAGTACCTCAGGGTAGTGTCTTAGGTCCTCTGTTATTCATTTTGTATGACACAcagaaagtttaataaaaagaattaGTATGGCCTCATATGCAGTACATAAGCTGGTTCCTATAATTAACATGGATGCTCTTCTTACAGCTTACCATGGTCTCGTTTCTTCTATTATTAGATACGGTATTATCTTTTGGGGTAACTCCACCAACAAAGAATTAGTTTTCAAAGCTCAAAAGCGATGCTTAAGGACTATGTTCAAGCTGAAAGTTACTGATAGCTGTaaatcgtatttaaaaaaatttagAATATGAACCCTTCCGTCTCTGTACATTTTAGAAACCGCcgtatttgtaaaaacaaaccCTCATTTATTTGCAAAGATGTCTGATGTAATTAATCGCAATAGACCCGATAATAGCAAATTGTGTAttcaaacatcaaaaacaactaTGATGCACAATAGCATTTTTTGTATGGCtccaaaaatttacaataaaataccgTCACTCTGGAAAGacctaaaaatttaaattttcaaaaagcaATTAACTAAATTCTTAAGTGATAAATCTTATTATTCTACTGAAGAGTTCCTGCAGGATAAAATATAACAGCTGATTTACTGCTCCatactttttattctatttgtatttctttgttttacaattataactttattattattataatatatagtgttgttgttattgttattattttttgttgtattaacttaaaactaataaatatttaagtataattgttaatttggagaggtttaaaatgtttatttcaaaatactaagattattttttctttctttatatttgtatgctgtaatggctaaacatgactgttacttttttttctttttaacacccTGCATGCACACTAtgcatgttttacaaataaaaatatcttatattatcttttttatctCTTATCCGTCTTGGAAGATGTCATACAAAACACGATTGTCAGATGCGTTCTTTGTAAACACACACGAACAAGCAGGTTACACTTACACCGTTACACCCAAGCTTACATACACAGACAGAGCAGACGCTTTCaattttcgataaaaataaaaataaatattgtgaacgCCCGGAATCAAGCCAAGAGTTAAATAAACGTAGTCtcatttttctgaaaaagaaaatgtggtCGTGACTAAACtgaaaattggttttattaagtttaataaatccCAAACATAAAAATGGGTTGCGCGCAAAGTGAAATATCTCCTCAAAATGAACCAGCTCCTAGAAAAGGATGTACCGATGTGCTGTGGCtcattatttacatattattttggaTATTAATGGTAAGACGGAAGAcgatatttaagtaaattttcttataggttcaatgtttatttacaaaacaaacacgtaagaattatattattttcagataatAGTTGCTGCTATATCATTTGTGTATGGAAATCCACTACGAGTTATAAATGGGTTTGATTCATTTGGCAATACCTGTGGAGTTAAACACAATCACAAGCTAACACCAGCTCCAGTTTCAGGCATCAGCACTGTTGATAAGAGATATCTTTTCTTTATGGATATCAAAGAACTACAAAGGTCTCTTAAAATTTGCGTCAAAGAATGCCCTAACAAGAAGTTAAATTCATTGATTGACattcaaaacttttataaaGAAACTGGGTCAAACCTCTGCCGTTATGATGTCAACCTGAACAAAGTAACAACTAACAAGGACTATGAACACAGCTATGTAGGTCCTTGTCCTACACTACCAGTTTATGAGACTTTCCCTCTACTGAATAGATGCTTCCCCAAGTCAGCTCATgaacttacaaaaaaagtattcactGACTTCTATGATTTACTCAATAGTTGGGACACTATTGAGCAGATGCTTTCTGATCTCTATTCCTCATGGAAGGAAATGATTATATGTGTCATAGTGGCCTtcagtaagtattaaaaaaattaacaaattaaattttttgtctGTGAATAATATAgaatgttttttcttattattttgcaCTGCTATGGTAATTTGATGGACACTAGTTTTGTAACTAAATTGATCTAGCTTTGTAGCTCTGTGTCACTGTTCTATATATACTCTATGTGGGAGGTCACAATATAATAAAGACTGACTCATTGTTACCGATGATGTCAAGTAACTATTAATTTTTCCCACAGTTGCTGGTGTGAAGATGAGTCATAAACTAAGAAAAGCATAATGATAAGAATAAGTACTTTAAAGAGGTTCctataattatgttgtaaacTTTCgtagaaaatacaataaaaaaaagttttcaaacatCTTTAAACATACAATGTAGACAATGGGTTTGTTTTGTGTATCATATAAGTGTAGTCTAGACTTTATATGATTGTTTAGTCTAATacttttgttaaagttttttttatagttttctgcATGCTATGTAAATGAGTAGAgctcttattattatttatttaatctcctatttagttattttaccttATTCCCATAATTATGTTAGTCCTAAATTGTTTAGATTAGACCAATcaatcattatcattatcaattAACATATAATTGGCAGGAGTGTAGCAATTTAATGAGATTTAAAAGGAAAAGTAATTATATGATCTCATTTAGTACTAAATAAGGAAGTCTGAGATAagatatcataatatttttacaaaaagatTTGGTTTTATAAgccaataatttatatttattacttttcagtATGTTCCCTTATCATGGTGTCCATCCTTCATTTACTAGCTACTTTGGTATCATGGATATTTATGATACTAGTGTCGATAGCTAGTATAGCAGGAACTGCATTACTATGGTACACATACCATGAACTG
This is a stretch of genomic DNA from Trichoplusia ni isolate ovarian cell line Hi5 chromosome 6, tn1, whole genome shotgun sequence. It encodes these proteins:
- the LOC113495479 gene encoding cytochrome c-type heme lyase — protein: MGNTVSAEASIKMPNISEGSNPPPECPMHKKNENVPEKPKVSECPVQAGQQGTDINPYNMMPPANQQPAPDQPFELPTQRQVSSIPRAMPDGSTEFWVYPSQQMFWNAMLRKGWRWKNEDIEQKDMEDIIKIHNANNEQAWQEVLKWEALHAKECGHPRLKSFGGKASDYSPRARIRSWLGYELPFDRHDWIVDRCGKDVRYVIDYYDGGEVDNKYQFALLDVRPAMDSFDNVWDRMKVMYMRYRYELIGTKENTKLTN
- the LOC113495483 gene encoding 39S ribosomal protein L55, mitochondrial yields the protein MNTRALLHLKTSFINLCCKSYLHNNVASVTKIHRDIYARMYPTRVVLSDGASINVRYHEPRKIIKLPLDLSQLTEEERKMRLEKRKPKKKVKITDDIEDDFNAKKYLKYIKKK